ACTTCGGAATTCCTCGTTCTCTGTTCTACGTCTGGCGCGGGAAGTACCGGGCTCGAGGCCGAGCGGGGCTCACACGACAGAAAGCAGTCGGCGCTGTCTATCCGACAGCGATCGCGCCAGAGGTCGTCGAGAAGGTCCTTCATCTGCGCCGCACATACCACCTCGGGCCCATTCGAATCGTCTGGTACATGGAGCGCTCTCACGGCATTCGGATCTCTGATGCGAGCGTCTACCGCATCTGTCGGCGCCACGGGATGAATCGCCTCCCCGGCCGAGTCGGGCGACGCGCGATTCATACCCATCGCTACGAAAAGCAGGTGCCGGGCCATCATGTGCAGGTGGACGTTACGTTTTTGACCCTGAAGAGAAAGCGGGGGAAGCCTGTCAGGCGCTTCCAATACACCGCGATCGACGACGCGACCCGCATTCGTGGGCTCAAGGTCTACACCCGCCACACCCAGCAGAACGCGATCGACTTCATGGACTACGTCGTCGAGAAGTTTCCGTTTCGCATCAACATGGTGCGCACCGACCGCGGGCATGAATTCCAGGCACTGTTTCACTGGCACCTGGCCGATCGCGGAATTGAGCACGCCTACATCAAGCCACGCACGCCGCAGCTCAACGGCAAGGTCGAGCGCTCACACCGAACCGACAAGCAGGAATTCTATCAGCTGCTCACGTACAAAGACGATGTCGATCTCGAAGCCAAACTCGAGCAGTGGGAGAACTTCTACAACGACCACCGTCCGCACGGCGCGTTTCGCGGCGGAACGCCGTACGAAGCGCTTCGAGAGAAGCTACGCAGCAACAGATCGAAGGTGTCTCACGCTACTTGACACATCACAATCATCGGCTTGGGCGGCGGCGGTCACATCACGCTGGACGCCGCGAGCACGACACAAGGGGGCGCGGTGGAAGGGACGTTCGAGGCCGACTTCCTCCAGATCAGTCCGTTTTCCTGAGAGGACAGGACAGAAGAGACCGGAATGGCGTAAATCGCTGAAATCGGCGAGGATCGTAGACTCTACACAGCCCGCCCTCGATTCGCCGGTTCGTCCCGAGGCAGTCGACCTATCCGCCGGCCAGCGCGAAACAACCGGATCTCTGGCCC
This region of Candidatus Binatia bacterium genomic DNA includes:
- a CDS encoding IS481 family transposase, with amino-acid sequence FGIPRSLFYVWRGKYRARGRAGLTRQKAVGAVYPTAIAPEVVEKVLHLRRTYHLGPIRIVWYMERSHGIRISDASVYRICRRHGMNRLPGRVGRRAIHTHRYEKQVPGHHVQVDVTFLTLKRKRGKPVRRFQYTAIDDATRIRGLKVYTRHTQQNAIDFMDYVVEKFPFRINMVRTDRGHEFQALFHWHLADRGIEHAYIKPRTPQLNGKVERSHRTDKQEFYQLLTYKDDVDLEAKLEQWENFYNDHRPHGAFRGGTPYEALREKLRSNRSKVSHAT